GCTAAAGGTATAATTGGTGCTTTGAATCTAGCTGCAGAATACTGGAATCAACCGATGGCTGAATTTATGGCTTCTTGCAGTCTCATTGATGCCGGGGTGTTAACGCATGGCTCAACCATTGCAACAAATGCTGTTTTGGAAGGCAGAGTCGATAAGGTTGGTATGATAGTTACCAAGGGACATAGAGATGTTCTCCTCTGGAGAGAAGGGCCGGTAAAAGATCCTTTCGATTTTCAGCTCGACTATCCGGAACCCTATATTCCCCGTTATTTGACGCTTCCAGTGGAGGAAAGGATTAATGCAGAAGGAGGAATAGAGACTCCTTTGAATGTAGAAGAAGTAAAAAAAGCGGTTCTACAGCTTAAGGAGTGGGATGTTAAGGCAATTGCAATATGTCTGCTCTGGTCGGTGGCTAATCCAATTCACGAACAACAGGCAGCAAAAATTGCAAAAGAAGTTTGGCCTGAATGTGAAGTTGTCATCAGTTCAGTAGTCAATCCCTGTATTCGTGAATATCGGAGATGGGTATCTACTGCTATGGATGCCTCGCTGAAAAGGATTATCTCTACCTATACTAAAAATCTCAATGACCGTTTACGGGAACTTGGTTTTAAAGGTGAAGTGGGCATGTTGAATTCCAGTGGTGGTGTTTCAAATGCAGATGAAATTTCAGCCCGTCCACTATATTCGATAGATTCTGGTCCTGCCCTAGCGCCAATAGCAGGTCGAAAAATATCTGAAGCAGATCTTGGCATTAAAGATGTCGTCATTCTTGATATGGGAGGAACTTCTTTTGATGTAAGTTGTGTTTTGGGAGGTGAGGTCTCAGTCACACGTGAGGCTAAAATCGGCTGGGAAATTCCTGGCATATCTCGAGTAAATGTCCATAGTATCGGGGCTGGCGGCGGCAGCATTGCATGGGTTGACTCTGGTGGAATGTGCCGGGTTGGTCCTAAAAGCGCAGGATCTAATCCAGGTCCCGCATGTTATAACTGGGGTGGTACAAAGCCAACTGTTACAGATGCAAATGTAGTTTTGGGGTACATAGACCCTGATTACTTTAATGGCGGGAGGATGCAACTCCATAAAAATTTCGCAGAAAAAGCAATCAAGGAACATGTTGCAGACCCCATGGGATTGAGCATTGAAGAAGCCGCCTTTACCATTTGGACAACGGTTAATGCAAATATGGTGGCAGCTATTAAGGAGATTACCATCTGGCAGGGCATTGATCCTCGAGACTATGTAATGGTTTCTGGGGGTGGGGCGGGCGGTGTGCATACGATTCCGCTTGCAGACGGCCTGGAAATGAAAAAGATTCTTATTCCCAAGACAGCTGGCGCTCTCAGTGCTACTGGTGGTATTTTTTCGAATGTTGTTTCTGAGAACAGTCGGAGTTTTTATACAGAAACAAGAGAACCCGACTTTGAACAGATCAATCTACTACTCAAAGAGTTGGCTCAGGAGGCAACCGATTTTTTTGATCGAAATAACATTGCTGAAAATGCACGGGAATACCGTTTTTACATGGAAGGTCGATATCCCTTCCAGGTCTGGGAAATTCCGATTAGAATCGATGGATATATGAAAAAAGGGTTTATCCTTGATGAAGACGGCCTCAAAAAGATGGTTGAACGGTTCCATGAAGAGCATGATAGAATGTTTGCTGTCAAGGAAGAGGATGCATATGTCGAATGTATATTCTGGAGAGTAGAGGCGGTCGGTCAGCGTAAAGAAATTTTAGCAAAGCAAATAATTACTGAAGTAAAGGCAAATGAAGAACCAGCTGAAAATGCACTGATGGGTAAAAGAAAAGCCTATTTCAGAGATTTGGGTGGGATGGTGGAAACAAATATTTATCAAGGAGATTTACTGACTTACGGAAACAGAATATATGGGCCTGCTATTATTGAAGAAGATACAACAACCATAAGTATCCTTCCAGGTTATGAGGCGAAAGTTACAAAATTCAGTACTTATTTCATTAAGAAAAAAGCTTGAGACTGTTCCAGATACTATGGCTTTACTGGTTATCCGATTAGCTGGTAAAGCCATGAATCTTTTCTTTGCAAAAATAAGGAGATAAAATGGCAGAAAATACGGAAGTTAAAATTGCAGATGCTGGGCCTGCTGGATGGATAGCTTATTCAATCGCTACCTGGATTGCCTGGCCATCATTATGTGGATTTGTAAATGAAAAGGCATTTCTTTTAATGGCCGCAGTCTCTCTGGCATGCACAATACCCTATATGATAGCTGCCATAACGCAATTGAAACTGGGCAATGTGGCTGGCGGAGTAACTTGGGTCTACTTTGGGGCATTTTTTGCATTTTGCTCATCTATTACTTATGCCATCAATTATTTTGCTCCGATATATGGTTGGGAACTTGATACCAGGATTTTGGGTTTTGAGTGGGCGATTTTGGCAATAGTGCTGATTTTTACCACGCCTGTATTTCTCAAATATTCGCCTGCTGTCGCTTCGATATCTGTTATTGCCGCTGATATCGGACTTGCTACGCTTGCTTTGATTTATTGGGGATTTTCCGGGCTGGTGCTGGTCAGCGGGTGGGCTTTTTTCGTAGCTGGTTTTTTTGGCATCATTATGACGATCGGTGGAATATTAGAGGGAGCGGGGATGAAATTCCCAATGGGAAAACCACTACTGAAATCATGAGAGTTATCATATGCAAATAGAACCTGATAAGCGTGTTAAAATAAACATTGTTCATTCAGAATGCGATATAATGAAAGTTGGAGATTCAATATACCTGCAGGGATCGGTTCTTGATGTTAAAAAATCCTGTCCCTTCTGTGTTACAGCGCTGTTATCAATTTATCCATGGGTTATGAGTGCTCGTTTTGGTATTGAATCTAAACAGTTGGGCTGGAAAAATGGATACCGATTGTATTGCCCAGATAAGCTGGTCGAGTTCGAAATTACCTTTTATGATTGAGATAAATAATATTTTGGAAGAGAGCTTCATGCCTTTTATTCCTTTCCGATTTGTATAATTTTAAGGCTATTCAAAATATTTTATTTAAGGAACATCAATGCAGGCAAGGAATAACAAGACGATGACCCTCAAAGAGGCGATCAACCGGTATGTCACAGACGGGTGCCACCTGTCCATCGGCGGGTTCACGTTGAACCGCAACCCCATGGCGGCCGTGCATGAGATTATCCGGCAGGAAAAAAGAGACCTGCATGTGTATGCCCATTCCAACGGCCAGGGCGTGGACGAGCTGATCGGCGGCAGGTGTGTGTCCCGTCTGGAAATCGCTTATGGAGGCACGGGCAAGTTCATGTCCACCTGCATCCGGTTCAGGCAGGCGGTTCAGGAACAGACCATTGCCGTGGAGGATTATTCCAATTTTCAGATGACTCTGCGGTTTCTGGCCGGGGCCATGGGAATTCCCTTTCTGCCCACCCGGTCGTCTCTGGGAACGGACATCATCGAAAAATGGGGGTTTTCACAAGAATTCAGACATAAAGACCCACGGATTCCCAACCAAAAGCTGGTGGTGGCGGACAATCCTTTTGATGGGTGGAGGGAAACTGAAAAAGTGGTGCTGGTGCCGGCCATCAATCCGGATGTGACCATCATTCATGTGCAGACGGCTGATGTCAAAGGCAACTGCCGCATGGAGGGGTTGACCTTTGCGGATGTGGAACAGGCCAAAGCGTCCCGGGTGTTGATTATCACGTGCGAGGATCTGGTGGATGAAGATTATCTTAAAACCGAACCCGACAGAAACCAG
Above is a window of Desulfotignum balticum DSM 7044 DNA encoding:
- a CDS encoding hydantoinase/oxoprolinase family protein, giving the protein MSKYVCTDVGGTFTDAAVIDENGEMRVFKSPTTHDDYAKGIIGALNLAAEYWNQPMAEFMASCSLIDAGVLTHGSTIATNAVLEGRVDKVGMIVTKGHRDVLLWREGPVKDPFDFQLDYPEPYIPRYLTLPVEERINAEGGIETPLNVEEVKKAVLQLKEWDVKAIAICLLWSVANPIHEQQAAKIAKEVWPECEVVISSVVNPCIREYRRWVSTAMDASLKRIISTYTKNLNDRLRELGFKGEVGMLNSSGGVSNADEISARPLYSIDSGPALAPIAGRKISEADLGIKDVVILDMGGTSFDVSCVLGGEVSVTREAKIGWEIPGISRVNVHSIGAGGGSIAWVDSGGMCRVGPKSAGSNPGPACYNWGGTKPTVTDANVVLGYIDPDYFNGGRMQLHKNFAEKAIKEHVADPMGLSIEEAAFTIWTTVNANMVAAIKEITIWQGIDPRDYVMVSGGGAGGVHTIPLADGLEMKKILIPKTAGALSATGGIFSNVVSENSRSFYTETREPDFEQINLLLKELAQEATDFFDRNNIAENAREYRFYMEGRYPFQVWEIPIRIDGYMKKGFILDEDGLKKMVERFHEEHDRMFAVKEEDAYVECIFWRVEAVGQRKEILAKQIITEVKANEEPAENALMGKRKAYFRDLGGMVETNIYQGDLLTYGNRIYGPAIIEEDTTTISILPGYEAKVTKFSTYFIKKKA
- a CDS encoding CoA transferase subunit A, which gives rise to MTLKEAINRYVTDGCHLSIGGFTLNRNPMAAVHEIIRQEKRDLHVYAHSNGQGVDELIGGRCVSRLEIAYGGTGKFMSTCIRFRQAVQEQTIAVEDYSNFQMTLRFLAGAMGIPFLPTRSSLGTDIIEKWGFSQEFRHKDPRIPNQKLVVADNPFDGWRETEKVVLVPAINPDVTIIHVQTADVKGNCRMEGLTFADVEQAKASRVLIITCEDLVDEDYLKTEPDRNQIPFIHATAVVKVPFGAYPTACFQYYDYDPVYMKAYARAAKDDTVFDQFLNDMVFAHNTHADLLDHVGRHRLESILADRGCGYAKDLDRK
- a CDS encoding TIGR04076 family protein, which encodes MQIEPDKRVKINIVHSECDIMKVGDSIYLQGSVLDVKKSCPFCVTALLSIYPWVMSARFGIESKQLGWKNGYRLYCPDKLVEFEITFYD